In Trifolium pratense cultivar HEN17-A07 linkage group LG7, ARS_RC_1.1, whole genome shotgun sequence, a genomic segment contains:
- the LOC123899901 gene encoding calcium-transporting ATPase 9, plasma membrane-type-like isoform X1, whose amino-acid sequence MTTTDTTSRGSTSSSNGLLTVTIASSTHPHGLSANEDDDDLLVDPDDPFNITQTKNAPPQTLKRWRQAAFVLNASRRFRYTLDLKKEEEKEQKKSMIRAHALVIRAALLFRLAGERELVTRSTSVAPTTAGGDYAVGLEQLVSMSKNQNISALQQYGGVKGLSDSLKSDLDKGISGDDVDLSRRKNAFGTNTYPRKKGRSLWRFLWEAWQDLTLIILIIAAAVSLVLGIKTEGLEEGWYDGGSIAFAVLLVIVVTAVSDYRQSLQFQNLNAEKQNIQLEAIRGGRTIKISIFEIVVGDVLPLKIGDQVPADGVLITGHSLAIDESSMTGESKIVHKDQKAPFLMSGCKVADGVGSMLVTSVGINTEWGLLMATISEDTGEETPLQVRLNGVATFIGIVGLTVAAAVLVVLLGRYFSGNTKDLDGKVQFVAGETSISDAVDASIKIFTIAVTIVVVAVPEGLPLAVTLTLAYSMRKMMADKALVRRLSACETMGSATTICSDKTGTLTLNQMTVVEAYVGRKKLNPPDDSSKLHSEVLSLINEGIAQNTTGNIFVPKDGGETEVSGSPTEKAILSWALKLGMNFELIRSSTKIIHVFPFNSEKKRGGVAVKLEDSGVHIHWKGAAEIVLGTCTQYLDSDGHRQSIEEEKAFFKKAIDDMAAQSLRCVAIAYRSYELDKIPSKEEDLDQWTLPEHELVLVAIVGIKDPCRPGVKEAVRLCTEAGVKVRMVTGDNPQTAKAIALECGILVSTEDAVEPNVIEGKTFRQFSEKEREEVAKKITVMGRSSPNDKLLLVQALRKGGEVVAVTGDGTNDAPALHEADIGLSMGIQGTEVAKESSDIIILDDNFASVVKVVRWGRSVYANIQKFIQFQLTVNVAALVINVVAAVSAGEVPLNAVQLLWVNLIMDTLGALALATEPPTDSLMHRSPVGRREPLITNIMWRNLFVQALYQVIVLLVLNFGGESILRQDSRTHTLQVKNTLIFNAFVLCQIFNEFNARKPEGMNVFKGVTKNRLFMGIVGMTFILQIIIIEFLGKFTTTVRLNSMQWLACLCIGLFSWPLAILGKLIPVPKTPLSRCVLKVFRRLKKSRTA is encoded by the exons ATGACAACCACGGATACAACATCACGCGGTTCAACGTCATCCTCCAATGGACTCCTCACCGTCACCATTGCCAGCAGCACTCACCCTCACGGCCTCTCTGCTAACGAGGATGACGACGACCTCCTCGTTGATCCCGACGATCCTTTCAACATTACTCAAACCAAGAATGCTCCTCCCCAAACCCTCAAGCGTTGGCGA cAAGCAGCATTTGTGCTCAACGCGTCCAGGCGTTTTAGATATACTCTCGACTTGAAAAaggaagaggagaaagagcAAAAGAAAAGCATGATCAGAGCTCATGCACTAGTCATCAGa GCAGCTTTGCTTTTCAGATTGGCCGGTGAACGCGAACTAG TAACAAGAAGTACATCAGTGGCACCCACAACTGCAGGTGGTGACTATGCAGTTGGACTCGAACAACTTGTTTCAATGTCCAAGAATCAAAATATTTCTGCTTTACAACAATATGGAGGG GTTAAAGGCTTATCAGATTCTCTAAAATCAGATCTGGATAAAGGGATTAGTGGAGATGACGTTGATCTATCAAGGAGGAAAAATGCATTTGGAACTAATACATATCCTCGGAAAAAGGGTAGAAGTTTATGG AGGTTTCTATGGGAAGCTTGGCAAGATCTGACCCTTATAATATTGATTATAGCAGCAGCAGTATCATTAGTGCTTGGAATAAAAACAGAG GGTTTGGAAGAAGGATGGTATGATGGAGGAAGCATTGCTTTTGCAGTTTTACTTGTCATTGTAGTTACAG CTGTCAGTGATTATCGGCAATCTCTTCAGTTTCAGAACTTGAACgcagaaaaacaaaatatacaaCTGGAG GCCATAAGAGGTGGTAGaacaataaaaatatcgatATTTGAAATTGTTGTTGGTGATGTACTGCCCCTTAAAATAGGAGATCAG GTTCCGGCTGACGGAGTTTTAATTACTGGTCACTCACTTGCCATTGATGAATCCAGTATGACTGGTGAAAGCAAGATT GTTCACAAGGATCAAAAAGCCCCATTTTTAATGTCAGGTTGCAAAGTAGCAGATGGAGTTGGTTCTATGCTG GTAACTAGTGTTGGTATAAATACTGAGTGGGGATTGTTGATGGCAACTATCTCAGAGGATACTGGAGAAGAGACTCCATTACAG GTACGATTGAATGGAGTAGCAACTTTTATTGGTATCGTTGGGCTTACTGTAGCTGCAGCTGTTCTTGTAGTCCTCTTGGGAAG ATACTTTTCTGGCAATACGAAAGATTTAGATGGAAAAGTTCAATTTGTTGCTGGAGAGACTAGTATCAGCGATGCTGTAGATGCGAGCATCAAAATTTTTACCATTGCA GTAACAATTGTGGTTGTTGCAGTGCCAGAAGGTCTACCTTTAGCAGTTACCTTAAC CCTGGCATACTCGATGCGGAAGATGATGGCAGACAAAGCCTTG GTACGAAGGTTGTCAGCTTGCGAAACCATGGGATCTGCTACGACAATTTGCAGCGATAAAACTGGAACTTTGACCTTAAACCAG ATGACTGTAGTTGAGGCATATGTTGGGAGGAAGAAATTAAATCCACCAGATGACTCGTCAAAATTGCATTCAGAAGTTTTATCTCTGATAAATGAAGGCATAGCGCAAAATACAACAGGCAATATTTTTGTCCCTAAG GATGGTGGAGAGACAGAGGTTTCAGGATCTCCTACAGAGAAGGCAATTCTATCATGGGCTCTGAAG TTGGGAATGAATTTTGAACTTATCAGATCAAGTACAAAGATTATCCATGTCTTCCCCTTTAATTCTGAGAAAAAGCGAGGTGGTGTTGCTGTGAAACTG GAGGACTCTGGAGTGCATATACATTGGAAAGGAGCTGCTGAGATAGTTCTAGGAACATGTACCCAATATCTTGATTCAGATGGTCACCGGCAATCTATTGAAGAAGAGAAG GCATTCTTCAAGAAGGCAATTGATGACATGGCTGCTCAGAGCTTGCGTTGTGTTGCTATTGCATACAGATCATATGAATTGGACAAAATTCCATCTAAGGAGGAGGATTTAGACCAGTGGACCTTACCCGAACACGAGCTTGTTTTGGTTGCTATTGTTGGAATAAAG GATCCTTGCCGCCCTGGAGTCAAAGAAGCTGTGAGATTATGTACCGAGGCTGGTGTTAAG GTACGCATGGTTACTGGGGACAATCCTCAAACAGCAAAAGCAATAGCTTTGGAGTGTGGAATACTGGTTTCAACTGAAGATGCAGTCGAGCCAAATGTAATTGAAGGAAAGACATTCCGTCAATTCTCTGAAAAGGAAAGGGAAGAAGTTGCTAAGAAAATAACT gtGATGGGAAGATCATCTCCAAATGACAAGCTTTTGCTTGTGCAAGCACTACGTAAAGGAGGTGAAGTTGTTGCTGTCACAGGAGATGGAACTAATGATGCCCCTGCTCTTCATGAG GCAGATATTGGTCTTTCTATGGGTATCCAAGGAACTGAAGTTGCAAAAGAAAGCTCAGATATTATAATCTTGGATGATAACTTTGCATCAGTAGTAAAG GTTGTTCGCTGGGGTCGTTCTGTTTATGCAAATATTCAGAAATTTATTCAGTTCCAACTCACTGTAAATGTTGCTGCTCTTGTTATAAATGTTGTGGCAGCGGTATCTGCCGGTGAGGTTCCTTTAAATGCAGTACAG CTTCTGTGGGTTAACCTTATTATGGACACACTTGGGGCACTTGCTCTGGCTACCGAGCCACCGACTGACAGCCTTATGCACAGATCACCAGTTGGCCGAAG GGAACCTCTTATAACGAATATCATGTGGAGGAACTTGTTCGTAcag GCTCTTTATCAAGTGATTGTTCTTCTGGTTCTTAACTTTGGTGGTGAAAGTATTCTACGTCAAGATTCTAGGACTCATACCTTACAAGTGAAGAATACTTTAATTTTCAACGCATTCGTCCTGTGCCAA ATATTCAATGAATTCAATGCTCGAAAGCCGGAAGGAATGAATGTCTTCAAGGGAGTGACTAAGAACCGTCTCTTCATGGGAATTGTTGGAATGACCTTTATACTTCAG ATAATCATCATCGAGTTCCTTGGGAAGTTCACAACGACAGTGAGGCTTAATTCGATGCAGTGGCTTGCTTGTCTTTGTATTGGGCTGTTCAG CTGGCCACTTGCAATACTTGGAAAATTAATTCCAGTTCCCAAAACACCATTGTCACGATGCGTCTTGAAGGTGTTTAGGCGCTTGAAGAAATCTAGGACTGCATAA
- the LOC123899902 gene encoding receptor-like protein kinase produces MMMRLCLLFLHLYYYYYYSVSAALNSDGLALLSFMSHWTYVPSPINSTWIPSHSTPCSWEGVQCHPNTHRVISLNLSYLDIPGQLGPEIANCTQLKHLDLTYNYFTGQIPHSFNNLHKLTYLSLSTNLLTGPFPHFLTHFPHLLLLDLSYNQFTGSIPTSIGNMTQLRYLYLKFNNFSGTIPSTIGNCTQLQDLFLNYNHFQGVIPHTLNNNLVRFHVAYNKLTGTIPFGGSSGCQNLLFLDISFNFFSGGIPSAIGNCTSLSLFSAVRCNLVGTIPSSIGLLTKLSLLNLPENHLSGKIPPQIGNCKSLNSLHLYSNRLDGNIPTELEKLSELQDLELFSNQLSGEIPLGIWKIQSLEHLLVYNNSLSGELPVEMTELKNLKNISLFNNMFSGVIPQSLGIKSTLLQLDFINNKFTGNLPPNLCFGRKLSVLNMGINQLQGSIPRDIGRCTTLRRVILKQNNFTGPLPDFETNTNLLYMDITNNKINGSIPSSLGNCKNLTDLILPMNKFSGPIPSEIGNLVNLRTLILAHNNLEGPLPFQLSNCTKMDKFDVGFNFLNGSLPSSLQRWTRLNTLILSENRFSGGIPAFLSAFSHISELQLGGNMFGGRIPRSVGALQNLIYGLNLSSNGLIGDIPVEIGKLKTLQMLDLSQNNLTGSIQVLDELPSLVQINISYNSFQGLIPKSLMKLLNSPLSSFLGNPGLCISCSPSDGLVCTKSSHLKPCDNKTVKQKGLSKTAIVMIALGSSIFVVFLLMGLVYIFVYGRKSKQQVHITDNGGPSSLFNKVLKATSNLSDQYIIGRGAHGVVYKALVSQDKAFAVKKLAFAASKGKNMSMIREIQTLGQVRHRNLVKLEEFWFGQDYGLILYKYMPNGSLYDVLHEKKPTPSLEWNVRYKIAVGIAHGLSYLHYDCDPPIVHRDIKPNNILLDSDMEPHIADFGIAKLLDQSSTSNPSLYVPGTIGYIAPENAYTTTSSRECDVYSYGVVLLELITRKKVVDPLFMEGTDIVGWVRLLWSETGEINQIVDSSLVNECLDTNIMENVTKVLMLALRCTEKDPHKRPTMTDVTKQLSDSNPQKISMKG; encoded by the exons ATGATGATGAGACTGTGCCTTCTCTTCTTGcatttgtattattattattattattccgtTTCTGCAGCACTCAACTCAGATGGGTTGGCACTCTTATCATTCATGTCTCACTGGACATATGTTCCTTCTCCCATAAACTCCACATGGATTCCATCTCATTCCACACCATGTTCATGGGAGGGTGTTCAATGCCACCCTAATACCCACCGTGTCATCTCTCTCAACCTTTCCTATCTTGACATTCCTGGTCAACTTGGACCTGAAATTGCTAATTGCACACAACTCAAACACTTAGACCTTACTTATAATTACTTTACCGGCCAAATACCTCACTCATTCAATAACCTTCATAAACTCACCTATCTCAGTCTTTCTACTAATCTTCTCACAGGTCCATTTCCCCATTTTTTGACTCACTTCCCTCACCTTCTCCTTCTTGATCTCTCTTATAACCAATTCACCGGTTCCATTCCAACTAGTATAGGCAACATGACTCAACTTCGCTACTTGTATCTCAAATTTAACAACTTCTCCGGTACAATTCCTTCAACCATCGGGAACTGCACTCAACTGCAAGACTTGTTTTTGAACTATAATCACTTCCAGGGTGTCATTCCCCACACTCTCAATAATAATCTTGTTCGTTTTCATGTTGCCTACAATAAACTAACAGGTACTATTCCATTTGGTGGCTCTTCTGGTTgtcaaaatttactttttttggatatttcattcaatttcttTAGTGGAGGCATTCCCTCAGCCATTGGGAACTGTACTTCTTTATCACTATTTTCTGCTGTCAGATGTAACTTGGTTGGAACTATTCCATCCTCTATTGGTCTTCTAACCAAACTTTCCCTTCTAAACCTTCCTGAGAACCATTTGTCCGGAAAAATACCTCCTCAAATAGGTAACTGCAAGTCATTGAATAGTTTGCATTTGTATTCGAATCGACTTGATGGAAACATTCCAACTGAATTGGAAAAGTTGAGTGAACTGCAGGACCTTGAACTGTTTTCCAATCAATTGAGTGGTGAAATTCCACTTGGTATATGGAAGATTCAAAGTCTTGAGCATCTACTTGTGTATAATAATAGCCTTTCTGGGGAACTTCCTGTGGAGATGACAGAGCTCAAGAACCTCAAAAACATCTCCTTGTTTAACAACATGTTTTCTGGAGTCATACCTCAAAGCTTGGGAATTAAAAGCACTTTGTTGCAGTTGGACTTTATAAATAATAAGTTCACAGGCAACCTCCCACCAAATCTTTGTTTTGGCAGAAAGTTAAGCGTTTTGAATATGGGAATCAATCAACTTCAAGGTAGCATACCTCGTGATATCGGAAGATGCACAACTCTAAGAAGGGTCATTcttaaacaaaacaactttacTGGGCCTCTTCCTGATTTTGAAACCAATACCAATCTCTTATACATGGATATcaccaacaacaaaatcaatgGCTCAATTCCATCAAGTTTAGGAAACTGCAAAAATCTCACAGATTTAATTTTGCCCATGAACAAATTTAGCGGCCCAATACCATCAGAGATAGGAAACCTTGTGAACCTTAGGACTTTGATTCTTGCTCACAACAACTTAGAAGGTCCTTTGCCATTTCAGCTGTCAAACTGTACTAAAATGGACAAGTTTGACGTGGGATTTAATTTCCTAAATGGTTCTTTGCCATCAAGTTTGCAGAGATGGACAAGGCTAAACACACTAATTTTGAGTGAGAATCGTTTTAGTGGCGGCATTCCAGCTTTCTTATCGGCATTTAGCCATATTTCTGAACTACAGCTTGGCGGCAATATGTTTGGAGGGAGGATTCCTAGATCGGTTGGGGCATTGCAGAATTTGATCTACGGGTTAAATCTAAGTTCTAATGGGCTGATAGGAGACATACCTGTGGAAATTGGAAAACTGAAAACTTTGCAAATGTTGGATCTGTCTCAGAACAATTTGACAGGAAGCATACAAGTTCTTGATGAACTCCCATCATTGGTTCAAATCAATATTTCATATAATTCTTTTCAGGGTCTCATACCAAAGAGTCTAATGAAGCTGCTTAATTCTCCCTTGTCATCATTTTTGGGGAATCCTGGGCTATGTATCAGTTGTTCACCATCCGATGGTTTGGTTTGCACCAAAAGCAGCCATCTAAAACCATGTGATAACAAAACAGTGAAACAAAAAGGCCTCAGCAAAACTGCAATTGTGATGATAGCTTTAGGATCctcaatatttgttgtttttctgtTGATGGGATTAGTATATATCTTTGTTTATGGCAGAAAATCTAAGCAGCAGGTCCATATTACTGATAATGGTGGTCCTTCGTCCCTTTTTAACAAAGTCCTGAAGGCTACATCGAACCTCAGTgatcagtatattattggaagGGGAGCCCATGGAGTTGTTTATAAAGCCCTTGTAAGTCAAGACAAAGCTTTTGCTGTAAAGAAGCTAGCATTTGCTGCCAGCAAAGGTAAGAACATGAGCATGATCAGAGAAATTCAAACCCTTGGACAAGTTAGGCATCGAAATCTTGTTAAATTGGAAGAGTTTTGGTTTGGACAAGATTATGGTCTAATTCTGTACAAATACATGCCAAATGGAAGCCTTTATGATGTATTGCATGAAAAGAAACCAACACCATCCTTAGAGTGGAATGTCCGGTATAAGATAGCTGTTGGAATTGCTCATGGGTTGTCTTATCTCCATTATGACTGTGATCCTCCCATAGTGCACCGAGATATCAAACCAAACAACATACTTTTAGACTCTGATATGGAGCCTCACATTGCTGACTTTGGTATTGCCAAACTTTTGGACCAGTCTTCTACATCAAATCCTTCCTTATATGTGCCGGGCACAATTGGTTATATTGCGCCag AGAATGCTTATACAACAACAAGTAGTAGGGAGTGTGACGTGTACAGCTATGGGGTAGTTTTGCTTGAGCTGATAACCAGGAAGAAGGTAGTAGATCCATTATTTATGGAGGGTACTGATATAGTGGGCTGGGTTAGATTGTTGTGGAGTGAAACAGGAGAAATTAACCAAATTGTTGATTCAAGCCTTGTAAATGAATGTCTAGATACCAATATAATGGAAAATGTTACTAAAGTGCTTATGCTGGCTTTGAGATGTACTGAGAAAGATCCACACAAGAGGCCCACAATGACAGATGTTACCAAGCAATTATCAGATTCTAATCCACAGAAAATAAGTATGAAGGGCTAG
- the LOC123899901 gene encoding calcium-transporting ATPase 9, plasma membrane-type-like isoform X2, whose amino-acid sequence MSKNQNISALQQYGGVKGLSDSLKSDLDKGISGDDVDLSRRKNAFGTNTYPRKKGRSLWRFLWEAWQDLTLIILIIAAAVSLVLGIKTEGLEEGWYDGGSIAFAVLLVIVVTAVSDYRQSLQFQNLNAEKQNIQLEAIRGGRTIKISIFEIVVGDVLPLKIGDQVPADGVLITGHSLAIDESSMTGESKIVHKDQKAPFLMSGCKVADGVGSMLVTSVGINTEWGLLMATISEDTGEETPLQVRLNGVATFIGIVGLTVAAAVLVVLLGRYFSGNTKDLDGKVQFVAGETSISDAVDASIKIFTIAVTIVVVAVPEGLPLAVTLTLAYSMRKMMADKALVRRLSACETMGSATTICSDKTGTLTLNQMTVVEAYVGRKKLNPPDDSSKLHSEVLSLINEGIAQNTTGNIFVPKDGGETEVSGSPTEKAILSWALKLGMNFELIRSSTKIIHVFPFNSEKKRGGVAVKLEDSGVHIHWKGAAEIVLGTCTQYLDSDGHRQSIEEEKAFFKKAIDDMAAQSLRCVAIAYRSYELDKIPSKEEDLDQWTLPEHELVLVAIVGIKDPCRPGVKEAVRLCTEAGVKVRMVTGDNPQTAKAIALECGILVSTEDAVEPNVIEGKTFRQFSEKEREEVAKKITVMGRSSPNDKLLLVQALRKGGEVVAVTGDGTNDAPALHEADIGLSMGIQGTEVAKESSDIIILDDNFASVVKVVRWGRSVYANIQKFIQFQLTVNVAALVINVVAAVSAGEVPLNAVQLLWVNLIMDTLGALALATEPPTDSLMHRSPVGRREPLITNIMWRNLFVQALYQVIVLLVLNFGGESILRQDSRTHTLQVKNTLIFNAFVLCQIFNEFNARKPEGMNVFKGVTKNRLFMGIVGMTFILQIIIIEFLGKFTTTVRLNSMQWLACLCIGLFSWPLAILGKLIPVPKTPLSRCVLKVFRRLKKSRTA is encoded by the exons ATGTCCAAGAATCAAAATATTTCTGCTTTACAACAATATGGAGGG GTTAAAGGCTTATCAGATTCTCTAAAATCAGATCTGGATAAAGGGATTAGTGGAGATGACGTTGATCTATCAAGGAGGAAAAATGCATTTGGAACTAATACATATCCTCGGAAAAAGGGTAGAAGTTTATGG AGGTTTCTATGGGAAGCTTGGCAAGATCTGACCCTTATAATATTGATTATAGCAGCAGCAGTATCATTAGTGCTTGGAATAAAAACAGAG GGTTTGGAAGAAGGATGGTATGATGGAGGAAGCATTGCTTTTGCAGTTTTACTTGTCATTGTAGTTACAG CTGTCAGTGATTATCGGCAATCTCTTCAGTTTCAGAACTTGAACgcagaaaaacaaaatatacaaCTGGAG GCCATAAGAGGTGGTAGaacaataaaaatatcgatATTTGAAATTGTTGTTGGTGATGTACTGCCCCTTAAAATAGGAGATCAG GTTCCGGCTGACGGAGTTTTAATTACTGGTCACTCACTTGCCATTGATGAATCCAGTATGACTGGTGAAAGCAAGATT GTTCACAAGGATCAAAAAGCCCCATTTTTAATGTCAGGTTGCAAAGTAGCAGATGGAGTTGGTTCTATGCTG GTAACTAGTGTTGGTATAAATACTGAGTGGGGATTGTTGATGGCAACTATCTCAGAGGATACTGGAGAAGAGACTCCATTACAG GTACGATTGAATGGAGTAGCAACTTTTATTGGTATCGTTGGGCTTACTGTAGCTGCAGCTGTTCTTGTAGTCCTCTTGGGAAG ATACTTTTCTGGCAATACGAAAGATTTAGATGGAAAAGTTCAATTTGTTGCTGGAGAGACTAGTATCAGCGATGCTGTAGATGCGAGCATCAAAATTTTTACCATTGCA GTAACAATTGTGGTTGTTGCAGTGCCAGAAGGTCTACCTTTAGCAGTTACCTTAAC CCTGGCATACTCGATGCGGAAGATGATGGCAGACAAAGCCTTG GTACGAAGGTTGTCAGCTTGCGAAACCATGGGATCTGCTACGACAATTTGCAGCGATAAAACTGGAACTTTGACCTTAAACCAG ATGACTGTAGTTGAGGCATATGTTGGGAGGAAGAAATTAAATCCACCAGATGACTCGTCAAAATTGCATTCAGAAGTTTTATCTCTGATAAATGAAGGCATAGCGCAAAATACAACAGGCAATATTTTTGTCCCTAAG GATGGTGGAGAGACAGAGGTTTCAGGATCTCCTACAGAGAAGGCAATTCTATCATGGGCTCTGAAG TTGGGAATGAATTTTGAACTTATCAGATCAAGTACAAAGATTATCCATGTCTTCCCCTTTAATTCTGAGAAAAAGCGAGGTGGTGTTGCTGTGAAACTG GAGGACTCTGGAGTGCATATACATTGGAAAGGAGCTGCTGAGATAGTTCTAGGAACATGTACCCAATATCTTGATTCAGATGGTCACCGGCAATCTATTGAAGAAGAGAAG GCATTCTTCAAGAAGGCAATTGATGACATGGCTGCTCAGAGCTTGCGTTGTGTTGCTATTGCATACAGATCATATGAATTGGACAAAATTCCATCTAAGGAGGAGGATTTAGACCAGTGGACCTTACCCGAACACGAGCTTGTTTTGGTTGCTATTGTTGGAATAAAG GATCCTTGCCGCCCTGGAGTCAAAGAAGCTGTGAGATTATGTACCGAGGCTGGTGTTAAG GTACGCATGGTTACTGGGGACAATCCTCAAACAGCAAAAGCAATAGCTTTGGAGTGTGGAATACTGGTTTCAACTGAAGATGCAGTCGAGCCAAATGTAATTGAAGGAAAGACATTCCGTCAATTCTCTGAAAAGGAAAGGGAAGAAGTTGCTAAGAAAATAACT gtGATGGGAAGATCATCTCCAAATGACAAGCTTTTGCTTGTGCAAGCACTACGTAAAGGAGGTGAAGTTGTTGCTGTCACAGGAGATGGAACTAATGATGCCCCTGCTCTTCATGAG GCAGATATTGGTCTTTCTATGGGTATCCAAGGAACTGAAGTTGCAAAAGAAAGCTCAGATATTATAATCTTGGATGATAACTTTGCATCAGTAGTAAAG GTTGTTCGCTGGGGTCGTTCTGTTTATGCAAATATTCAGAAATTTATTCAGTTCCAACTCACTGTAAATGTTGCTGCTCTTGTTATAAATGTTGTGGCAGCGGTATCTGCCGGTGAGGTTCCTTTAAATGCAGTACAG CTTCTGTGGGTTAACCTTATTATGGACACACTTGGGGCACTTGCTCTGGCTACCGAGCCACCGACTGACAGCCTTATGCACAGATCACCAGTTGGCCGAAG GGAACCTCTTATAACGAATATCATGTGGAGGAACTTGTTCGTAcag GCTCTTTATCAAGTGATTGTTCTTCTGGTTCTTAACTTTGGTGGTGAAAGTATTCTACGTCAAGATTCTAGGACTCATACCTTACAAGTGAAGAATACTTTAATTTTCAACGCATTCGTCCTGTGCCAA ATATTCAATGAATTCAATGCTCGAAAGCCGGAAGGAATGAATGTCTTCAAGGGAGTGACTAAGAACCGTCTCTTCATGGGAATTGTTGGAATGACCTTTATACTTCAG ATAATCATCATCGAGTTCCTTGGGAAGTTCACAACGACAGTGAGGCTTAATTCGATGCAGTGGCTTGCTTGTCTTTGTATTGGGCTGTTCAG CTGGCCACTTGCAATACTTGGAAAATTAATTCCAGTTCCCAAAACACCATTGTCACGATGCGTCTTGAAGGTGTTTAGGCGCTTGAAGAAATCTAGGACTGCATAA